The following proteins are co-located in the Castanea sativa cultivar Marrone di Chiusa Pesio chromosome 8, ASM4071231v1 genome:
- the LOC142607258 gene encoding zinc finger A20 and AN1 domain-containing stress-associated protein 8, which translates to MDHDETGCQAPPEGPILCINNCGFFGSAATMNMCSKCHKDMVLKEEQAKLAASSIGSIVNGSSSSNANESVAATVTVQVNTVEPKTISVQPLSFGSSLGENGEVKPKEGPKRCNSCNKRVGLTGFNCRCGNLFCAVHRYSDKHECPFDYRTAARDAIAKANPVVKAEKLDKI; encoded by the coding sequence ATGGACCACGATGAGACAGGATGCCAAGCACCACCTGAAGGTCCTATTTTGTGCATTAACAATTGTGGCTTCTTTGGAAGTGCTGCCACTATGAACATGTGTTCCAAGTGCCACAAGGATATGGTGTTAAAGGAGGAGCAGGCTAAGCTTGCTGCATCATCCATTGGGAGTATTGTGAATGGATCATCAAGCAGCAATGCAAATGAATCTGTTGCTGCCACTGTGACTGTGCAAGTCAACACAGTGGAGCCTAAGACTATCTCTGTGCAGCCGCTATCCTTTGGTTCAAGCTTGGGGGAGAATGGTGAGGTAAAGCCAAAGGAGGGTCCAAAACGTTGCAACAGCTGCAACAAGCGGGTTGGTTTAACGGGGTTCAATTGTCGCTGCGGTAACCTTTTCTGTGCAGTACATCGCTACTCGGACAAACATGAATGCCCCTTTGATTATCGCACTGCTGCACGTGATGCTATAGCTAAGGCCAACCCTGTTGTCAAGGCAGAGAAACTTGATAAAATCTGA